Proteins co-encoded in one Balearica regulorum gibbericeps isolate bBalReg1 chromosome 16, bBalReg1.pri, whole genome shotgun sequence genomic window:
- the BIRC7 gene encoding baculoviral IAP repeat-containing protein 7, which translates to MGDMTPAEEIELRDARCQLFESSMRNEARRLRTFWQWPGTSPVSAQDLVKAGFFFVGPRDEVQCFCCGGVLKDWGPGDCPIAEHLKFFPSCKFISGEDVGNQEMLPLQEIFDTVDGQFLSFLQGIDSEETALPNEPEYPEMVTEEMRLSTFQNWPQYTDVHPEQLARAGFFYTGQDDVVRCFYCDGGVRNWSFGHDPWREHAKWYPGCEFLLRSRGREFVSSVQESFSSTLLSPRDSWDQTEADSSASQDPLRNWELQALPSLDHFIIVQNVLQMGFDPSWVVNLVENKYMLTGTFYLSESELISDLLQPDWGESSSAEESRDAAGRETETSSSREEMQSVQQKESDESRMSTEEQLRRLQEQRMCKVCMDRDVSVVFVPCGHLVACGECALNLRLCPICRAVIRGSVKTFMS; encoded by the exons ATGGGGGACATGACACCAGCAGAGGAGATCGAGCTCAGGGATGCTCGCTGCCAGTTGTTTGAATCCAGCATGAGGAACGAAGCAAGAAGACTGAGGACCTTTTGGCAATGGCCAGGCACCTCGCCTGTGTCTGCCCAAGATTTGGTCAAGGCTGGCTTTTTCTTTGTGGGTCCAAGAGATGAAGTACAGTGTTTCTGCTGTGGTGGTGTCCTGAAGGACTGGGGACCTGGTGACTGCCCCATAGCAGAGCACCTGAAGTTCTTCCCTTCCTGTAAATTCATTTCTGGTGAGGATGTTGGGAACCAAGAGATGCTTCCTCTTCAGGAAATCTTTGACACTGTGGATGGGCAGTTCCTCAGTTTTTTGCAGGGGATAGACAGTGAGGAGACAGCCCTGCCCAACGAACCAGAGTACCCAGAGATGGTAACGGAGGAGATGAGACTATCTACGTTTCAGAACTGGCCGCAATATACTGATGTGCATCCTGAGCAACTGGCTAGAGCGGGGTTCTTTTACACAG GACAAGATGATGTAGTGAGGTGTTTTTACTGTGATGGAGGTGTGAGGAACTGGTCGTTTGGACACGATCCTTGGAGAGAACATGCCAAATGGTATCCGGG GTGTGAATTTTTATTGCGGTCAAGGGGGAGAGAATTTGTTAGCAGTGTTCAGGAGTCTTTTTCAAGCACCCTGCTATCTCCA AGAGATTCCTGGGATCAGACTGAAGCAGATTCCTCTGCTTCCCAAG ATCCTTTGAGGAATTGGGAATTGCAGGCTCTTCCTTCTCTGGATCACTTTATCATAGTGCAGAATGTCCTACAGATGGGCTTTGACCCCAGCTGGGTGGTAAACCTGGTAGAGAATAAATACATGCTGACTGGGACTTTCTACCTTTCTGAGTCTGAACTGATTTCTGATCTGCTTCAGCCAGACTGGGGAGAGAGCAGCAgtgcagaggaaagcagag ATGCTGCTGGGAGAGAGACTGAAACATCAAGTTCAAGAGAAGAAATGCAGTCTGTGCAACAAAAGGAATCAG ATGAGTCTCGGATGAGCACGGAAGAACAGCTTCGGCGCCTGCAAGAGCAAAGGATGTGCAAAGTGTGCATGGACAGAGATGTGTCTGTTGTGTTTGTTCCTTGTGGCCACCTGGTAGCTTGTGGAGAATGTGCCCTCAATTTGAGATTGTGTCCTATCTGCAGAGCGGTCATCCGGGGAAGTGTGAAGACTTTCATGTCCTGA